The sequence below is a genomic window from Actinomycetota bacterium.
ATCCGGCTCATACAGCAACGAGCCTACGGCTTCCACGACCCCTTCGCACTGATAGCGCTCGCCCAGCTCACGCTCTCCGGACTCTGCCCCCCGCTACCCGGAAGAGGTCGGGCGTGACCCACACATGTGTCACAAGATCCCGAAATGATCGATCCTGCCGTCCAAAGCCAGGTAGCGAGAATCTGGATACCGATACCGATGAGTTCGAATCGGCCACCGCTGACACCGGTGAGCCGAGGCCAGAGAAGCACTCCGAGCCCGGCGAATCCGACCGTCAGGCCCAGGTAGCCCCTCCAGGTGGGACGGTCCATGCCGGGCACGACCGATTCCGCGGTCGCGATCCACAGCGGCAGCAGCGCGACGATGAGTGCAGCGAGGCTGCTGGGGATGCGTTCCTCGGCCAGGAAGGTCCCGTACTGCCCGCCGACGAGCAGGAAGATGCCAACAACCACGATGGTGCGCATGTCGCGCTTTGACACCTTCAGCGAACGGCCGCGCCACTTGGCGAATGCGAGCATGAGAAGGCCGGCCGGCAACGAGCGCATCGCCATGAAGAGCGCTGGCGGCAGATCGGCCTGAAGGCCGATGCGGATGGCCAGATAGGTTGTGCTCCACACTACGTAGAGGGTCGCGAATGCCGCGATGAGTTTGGTCTTGTGAGACCAGTTCAATGGGTTGAGTGTCAACGCGTGACCTCACATGCGGCTATATGTGTGGCGGACTCGCCAAGGATAGCGCGGGACGGATTCTGGAGCGAGATGCGGGAGCGACGGGCCGTTGGCAACAGCCTCGCGTTTCGGACGCGCTACACTTACGCAATGCCGCGCTACAACTTCTCACGCCCAGCGCTATCGGTCGACATCGTCCTCGTGGCGGGGCCACCACACGCCCGCGAGGTCCTTCTAGTTCTGCGGCGATTCGATCCCTACTCCGGCGAGTGGGCTCTCCCCGGTGGCTTCGTCGAGGAGGGTGAGCGCCTGCGTGACGCGGTTCTTCGCGAACTTGCCGAGGAGACCGGTGTCGAGTGGGACGGTCCGATGCAGCAGGTAGCCGCCTACGGGGACCCAGGCCGGGACCCACGCGGATGGACCGTAAGCGTCGCGTGGGTCGCTGACGCCGGCGAGTCGCCTCCGTCGGCGGTCGGCGGCGACGACGCAGCCGAGGCTGCGTGGCATCGGCTGGATGACCTGCCCCG
It includes:
- a CDS encoding NUDIX hydrolase: MRERRAVGNSLAFRTRYTYAMPRYNFSRPALSVDIVLVAGPPHAREVLLVLRRFDPYSGEWALPGGFVEEGERLRDAVLRELAEETGVEWDGPMQQVAAYGDPGRDPRGWTVSVAWVADAGESPPSAVGGDDAAEAAWHRLDDLPRLAFDHSGMIVDALSVLGIDGSSPGH